The following proteins are encoded in a genomic region of Leifsonia psychrotolerans:
- a CDS encoding fasciclin domain-containing protein, with amino-acid sequence MQLFTRKALTGLSIAAIATIALAGCSMGTSGSTATSSSPSMSSSEPAMTADPAADLVGSGCAAYAKEVPSGAGSITGMSSDPVAVAASNNPLLTTLVAAVSGKLNPDVNLVSTLNGSEFTVFAPVDTAFAKIDAATIDTLKTPAGAATLTKILTYHVVPGQIAPDAIDGTHTTVEGGTLTVTGSGDNIMVNGASVICGGVHTANATVYLIDSVLMPPTN; translated from the coding sequence ATGCAACTCTTCACACGCAAGGCTTTGACCGGTCTCTCCATCGCCGCGATCGCCACCATTGCTCTCGCGGGCTGTTCGATGGGTACCAGTGGTTCAACAGCCACCTCGAGCTCACCGTCGATGTCGAGCAGTGAACCGGCAATGACGGCCGACCCGGCCGCCGACCTCGTCGGTTCCGGCTGTGCCGCCTACGCGAAAGAGGTTCCGAGCGGTGCCGGTTCGATCACCGGCATGTCGTCCGACCCCGTCGCCGTCGCGGCATCCAACAACCCGCTGCTGACAACCCTTGTGGCCGCCGTGTCCGGCAAGCTCAACCCGGATGTCAACCTGGTTAGCACCCTCAACGGCAGTGAATTCACCGTCTTCGCTCCCGTCGACACGGCGTTCGCCAAGATCGATGCCGCCACCATCGACACGCTGAAGACGCCGGCTGGTGCTGCAACGCTGACCAAGATCCTCACCTACCACGTGGTTCCCGGTCAGATCGCCCCTGACGCCATCGATGGCACCCACACCACCGTCGAAGGTGGAACCCTGACCGTCACCGGCAGCGGCGACAACATCATGGTCAACGGCGCCAGCGTGATCTGTGGTGGAGTTCACACCGCCAACGCGACCGTGTACCTGATCGACAGCGTGCTGATGCCGCCGACGAACTAA
- a CDS encoding dihydrofolate reductase: MSQPQIGLIWAEADGGVIGKDGVMPWHVPEDLAHFKQVTLDAAVIMGRKTWDSLPPRFRPLPGRSNIVITRQADWAADGVDVVHSLTDALAIVGEQPAWVIGGAQIYALARDVADRLEVTEIRAAFDGDTFAPAIDASWTASVVDPADGWHVSRTGLEYRFVRYERS, translated from the coding sequence ATGAGCCAGCCGCAGATCGGCCTGATCTGGGCCGAAGCCGACGGCGGAGTCATCGGCAAAGATGGCGTGATGCCCTGGCATGTGCCCGAAGATCTCGCTCATTTCAAGCAGGTCACCCTCGATGCCGCCGTGATTATGGGCCGCAAGACCTGGGATTCCCTGCCGCCACGCTTCCGTCCGTTGCCGGGCCGGAGCAACATCGTGATCACCCGTCAGGCCGACTGGGCCGCGGACGGCGTCGACGTGGTGCATTCGCTGACGGATGCCCTCGCCATCGTCGGCGAGCAGCCTGCGTGGGTCATCGGTGGCGCCCAGATCTACGCCCTGGCCCGTGACGTGGCCGACCGGCTCGAGGTCACCGAGATCAGGGCAGCCTTCGACGGCGACACGTTCGCCCCCGCGATCGACGCGAGCTGGACGGCATCCGTTGTCGACCCCGCGGACGGGTGGCATGTGTCGCGCACCGGACTCGAGTACCGTTTCGTGCGCTACGAACGCAGCTGA
- a CDS encoding copper resistance CopC family protein, which produces MSGFRIISRVGVAALGAGLIAALLTLNAAPALAHNSVIGTVPAAGAVVTAQPTLISVTTSDSLENFPQSTGMQISGPAGAAPPLYYGDGCATVFGPTLETEAQLGEPGDYTVVWQVVSADGHTISGDFTFTWQPDAAQTRAAGSPTPQNCAGVNAGSTQAPPTDAAAPGASGSNDGMLSDVLWIGGAVAAVIVATLVTLLVLGRRKPKHPN; this is translated from the coding sequence ATGAGCGGCTTTCGCATCATCTCCCGCGTTGGGGTCGCTGCGTTGGGTGCAGGACTCATCGCGGCACTCCTCACTCTGAACGCGGCGCCTGCGCTGGCGCATAACTCAGTGATCGGCACCGTGCCCGCCGCGGGAGCGGTTGTGACCGCTCAGCCCACGCTGATCTCGGTGACGACGAGCGACAGCCTCGAGAACTTCCCGCAGAGCACGGGAATGCAGATCTCGGGGCCGGCCGGGGCCGCCCCACCGCTTTATTACGGCGACGGTTGTGCCACGGTTTTCGGGCCGACGCTCGAAACCGAGGCGCAGCTCGGGGAGCCGGGCGACTACACGGTGGTCTGGCAGGTCGTCTCCGCCGACGGCCACACCATCTCGGGCGACTTCACGTTCACCTGGCAGCCCGACGCCGCCCAGACGCGGGCTGCGGGCTCGCCGACTCCGCAGAACTGCGCGGGGGTGAACGCGGGCAGCACCCAGGCTCCGCCAACGGATGCCGCCGCCCCCGGCGCATCCGGCTCGAACGACGGCATGCTCTCCGATGTGCTGTGGATCGGGGGGGCGGTGGCCGCGGTGATCGTGGCCACGCTCGTCACCCTGCTGGTGCTGGGCCGCCGCAAGCCGAAACATCCCAACTAA
- a CDS encoding YcnI family copper-binding membrane protein codes for MKLTKTVIASSALAAGALLAVAVPLSASAHVSIDPSSASAGSYTVLTFALPHGCDGSATTAIAIDIPESIASVTPTVNQGWDVSKVAVERAKPIEDGHGNSITTRIGQIVYTAKTPLADGLRDTFALSLQLPADAAGTTLEFPLLQSCEVGETLWNESAKADGSEPDHPAPAIAVSAAVADAHGHGDEAEAADETEVAGEHDASGASDDVVARVLGIGGLVVGVVGVVLAVTARRKTSA; via the coding sequence ATGAAACTCACCAAGACAGTTATCGCCTCGTCCGCCCTCGCCGCCGGCGCCCTGCTCGCCGTCGCCGTACCGCTCTCGGCCAGCGCGCACGTGTCGATCGACCCGTCGTCGGCCTCGGCCGGTTCGTATACGGTGCTCACCTTCGCGCTGCCGCACGGATGCGACGGCTCGGCCACCACGGCAATCGCCATCGACATCCCCGAGAGCATCGCGAGCGTCACACCCACCGTCAACCAGGGCTGGGATGTCAGCAAGGTTGCAGTCGAACGTGCGAAGCCAATCGAAGACGGACACGGTAACTCGATCACCACTCGTATCGGCCAGATCGTTTACACCGCCAAGACCCCGCTCGCCGACGGCCTGCGCGATACGTTTGCGCTCAGTCTGCAGCTGCCGGCCGACGCCGCCGGTACGACCCTGGAGTTCCCGCTCCTGCAGAGTTGCGAGGTGGGCGAGACCCTGTGGAATGAGTCGGCCAAGGCCGACGGTTCTGAGCCGGACCACCCGGCTCCGGCGATCGCGGTGAGCGCTGCAGTGGCGGATGCCCATGGTCACGGCGATGAGGCCGAGGCCGCGGATGAGACCGAGGTAGCCGGCGAGCATGACGCGAGCGGAGCATCCGATGATGTGGTTGCACGTGTGCTCGGTATCGGTGGACTCGTCGTCGGTGTGGTCGGAGTGGTTCTCGCTGTTACCGCCCGCCGCAAGACGTCGGCGTAG
- a CDS encoding thymidylate synthase: MTVTIATPYEDLLRDTLAHGTHKTDRTGTGTRSVFGRQIRFDLAEGFPLITTKRVHFKSIAYELLWFLRGDSNVRWLQERGVKIWDEWADADGELGPVYGVQWRSWPTPNGDQIDQISDVIQAIKNTPDSRRLIVSAWNPADVPNMALPPCHALFQFYVADGKLSCQLYQRSADLFLGVPFNIASYALLTHLVAAQTGLEVGEFVWTGGDCHIYDNHVDQVTEQLSRAPYPYPQLRIETERASIFDYDFDDLVVENYQHHPAIRGAVAV, encoded by the coding sequence GTGACAGTGACGATAGCGACCCCCTACGAAGATCTCCTCCGCGACACCCTGGCTCACGGCACCCACAAGACTGACCGCACCGGCACGGGCACGCGCAGTGTCTTCGGCCGTCAGATCCGGTTTGACCTGGCCGAGGGCTTCCCGCTCATCACCACCAAACGGGTGCATTTCAAATCGATTGCCTACGAGCTGCTCTGGTTCCTGCGCGGCGACTCGAATGTGCGCTGGTTGCAGGAGCGCGGCGTGAAGATCTGGGACGAATGGGCGGATGCCGACGGCGAGCTGGGCCCGGTCTACGGTGTGCAGTGGCGCTCCTGGCCGACCCCGAACGGCGATCAGATCGATCAGATCTCCGACGTCATCCAGGCAATCAAGAACACACCCGATTCCCGCCGCCTGATCGTGTCAGCCTGGAACCCCGCTGACGTGCCTAATATGGCGCTGCCGCCCTGCCACGCGCTGTTCCAGTTCTATGTTGCCGACGGCAAACTCAGCTGCCAGCTCTACCAGCGCAGCGCCGATCTGTTCCTCGGTGTTCCCTTTAACATCGCGAGTTATGCCCTACTCACGCATCTGGTCGCGGCGCAGACCGGGCTCGAGGTGGGCGAGTTCGTCTGGACCGGCGGCGACTGCCACATCTACGACAACCACGTCGACCAGGTCACCGAGCAGCTCAGCCGCGCGCCATACCCGTACCCGCAGCTGCGCATCGAGACCGAGCGGGCGAGCATCTTCGACTACGACTTCGACGATCTCGTCGTCGAAAACTACCAGCACCACCCCGCCATCCGTGGCGCGGTTGCCGTATGA
- a CDS encoding EamA family transporter — protein MLTAALGLSGALIFGSADFLGGLAAQRISAILATALSAAGGLLLLLIALPLTGGAWSPAAVLWAGLSGITGALAISLLYACLAIGPMSILSPLTAVVSAIVPMTVGLIGGDRFAPIGYGALGLALIAVVLVGFVPEKGAVRPTPRAILMATTSGAMIGTFIILIDQTPTDSGVVPLVINRVVTATIMFSVVGIRALVTARTRAHRRESVSWGASGAKNARTDAPTELAAHAELDRRNRSLGLRLALACGAVDATANILLLLGIRSGDLSVMSVLIALYPAGTILLAAVVLRERIAPVQWLGLVLALVAAGGLALAS, from the coding sequence ATGCTGACCGCAGCCTTGGGTCTCTCCGGAGCCCTCATTTTTGGTTCCGCTGACTTTCTCGGCGGGCTCGCTGCCCAGCGCATCAGCGCGATTCTGGCCACCGCGCTCTCCGCGGCGGGCGGACTGCTCCTACTGCTTATCGCGCTCCCCCTGACCGGCGGGGCCTGGTCGCCGGCGGCTGTGCTCTGGGCCGGGCTCTCGGGTATCACCGGTGCCCTGGCCATCTCGCTGCTCTACGCCTGCCTCGCAATCGGGCCGATGAGCATCCTGTCGCCCTTGACCGCCGTTGTCTCGGCCATTGTTCCCATGACGGTTGGGCTCATCGGGGGCGATCGATTCGCGCCCATCGGTTATGGGGCGCTCGGGCTGGCCCTCATCGCGGTCGTACTGGTGGGTTTTGTGCCGGAGAAGGGTGCCGTGCGTCCCACGCCCCGAGCGATCCTGATGGCCACCACCTCAGGTGCGATGATCGGCACCTTCATAATTCTGATCGATCAGACCCCGACCGACAGCGGCGTGGTTCCCCTGGTCATCAACCGTGTCGTTACAGCGACGATCATGTTCAGCGTCGTCGGGATACGTGCTCTTGTCACGGCGCGAACGAGAGCTCATCGGCGTGAGAGCGTCTCATGGGGGGCGTCTGGCGCAAAGAATGCACGAACGGATGCCCCAACAGAATTGGCCGCGCACGCTGAACTCGATCGTCGAAACCGTTCCCTCGGACTGCGTCTCGCTCTGGCCTGTGGCGCCGTGGATGCGACGGCGAACATTCTGCTGTTGCTCGGCATCCGGTCAGGCGATCTCAGCGTCATGAGCGTTCTCATCGCGCTCTACCCGGCCGGCACCATCCTGCTTGCTGCCGTGGTGCTGCGGGAGCGCATCGCCCCGGTGCAGTGGCTTGGCCTCGTTCTGGCGCTCGTGGCCGCCGGCGGGCTGGCGCTCGCCTCGTAA